One window of the Candidatus Oleimmundimicrobium sp. genome contains the following:
- the lepB gene encoding signal peptidase I — MTEGKEAINEELFESEAPGKESKSSPFWAFIKETVFIVIAAFLFSFVIRLFIVEAFTIQQHSMDPTLHDSDRVLVSKFIYRLSDIEDGDIIILKSPMNKTDFVKRVVATEGQTIEIKEGVLVIDGKPVEESYIKNHDLSGLEPIEIPQDYVFVAGDNRPNSYDSRIFGPIPEDDVVGKVFFIYWPVDRIGLVN; from the coding sequence ATGACAGAAGGAAAAGAAGCAATTAACGAAGAGTTGTTTGAAAGCGAAGCTCCGGGTAAAGAATCAAAAAGCAGTCCCTTTTGGGCTTTTATAAAAGAGACGGTTTTTATAGTTATTGCAGCTTTTTTATTTTCATTTGTAATACGCTTATTTATTGTTGAGGCTTTTACAATTCAACAGCATTCCATGGACCCAACGCTTCATGATAGCGACCGAGTTCTTGTTAGCAAATTTATTTACCGTTTATCAGATATTGAGGATGGTGACATTATAATCCTTAAATCTCCCATGAATAAAACCGATTTTGTAAAGAGAGTTGTAGCTACTGAAGGGCAAACGATTGAAATTAAAGAAGGCGTTTTGGTAATTGATGGAAAACCAGTCGAAGAATCCTATATAAAGAACCATGATTTAAGCGGACTTGAACCAATCGAAATACCTCAGGACTACGTGTTTGTCGCCGGCGACAACCGGCCGAATAGTTATGATAGCCGCATCTTTGGGCCGATTCCTGAAGATGATGTGGTGGGGAAGGTATTTTTTATCTATTGGCCGGTGGATAGAATTGGGCTTGTAAATTAG